DNA from Gouania willdenowi chromosome 15, fGouWil2.1, whole genome shotgun sequence:
TCTTCAGACAAAATGTTTACATCAGTATCTGCTGATAAGCTTTGCATACAGTTCATCGTGATTCAATCTGATGCTCGCAAGAATATTTGGCTTCATTTTGGGATTTCTGCTAATTAGACTTCATGCATCAATGCATTAGAAAAACCTTAACTTGTACACGCTTGGTTCCATAGTAAAATGATATTTTTAGTGAGTGGGTGTATTCTTCCTCTTTTCTGTTCTTCCAATAAAGCACACACTGATTGTTGTGTATTGAAAGGATGTGTGTAGTATGATGGATGCaattattatgactttttaattcaatgtaatatatttttcaAGGTTTCACAGAATAAAAGTACAAGGTCTTCTATCCACGTATCGCATTGAAAACCGTACAGCGAGGATTTCAGTCAGAGGAGATTAGAATCTGCTCTGCTTTTATTCTCAGGCTGTCACCTTACATCGCAGAAGCATTCACTCTCCCAGTTTTTAATTTGCCCAACCCTGATGGTTATACTTTCCCCAGATGTTTAAAATGATGTATTAATATGCGGATCTCCACACATCGTGATTCCTTTTTCAAGTATGTATGTATCTTCTTTGACCTTTCTTATTAAGGTCTAGTTGGAGTCATGAACTGAATTTAATAGTTTGTATATAATGATGgcacttattaaaaaaaagccacacaCAGCCTtttactttacattttgtttcatggaatcattaaaagaaaaataccaaCACAGTTGTTCTTTTCGAAATGGACCATATTAGTCACTCACTAATGACAGATGTGTTTACATAATGCCTTCATTtattaatgctaaccatgtgcaaTGGGGCTATGTGCAATAATATTAGGTCTTTAACTAAAAACCAACCAGACTAAGGGCGAGgtgcaattttttatttgagACAAAATATTAGCATGTTTGCACTTTATCGTCTGCCTTATGCACTTTAGCTGCAATGGTCACTTTATTTCTGGTCTGTCCTCAACTAAATGTTGATATATTTAAGTCTTTGCATTTTATTGTACTGTCCATGCTGTCTGATTTTGGagttgtctgtctgtttttttaaatgtaatttatgttgTACACATCAACCTGCTGCGGAATACGAATGGAAACTACCCTGTGGCTACAATCTCCTACATTTACATGTTCATGTCCATTAATGTGCATCGTCCCttgtcacaaataaataaaaaaataaatagcattTTACTGTGGTTTGGTCCATAGGATCACCATGCTCATTATGATATACGTAGGCATGTGTGTTCCAGTCCAGGCCTGGAGCCATTGTTTGTGCACAGATTTGTGCTGCAATATGACCAATAAGGGCTGTGCATTTGGGGGGTAGACGGTTAAACTGGTGGATGAACTGGGTTGTCATCATCATGGTTATCATAATCTATCATCCCTCTGATTTCAAGTCTcaactctgacattttaaatcaaatgtttgGTGAGCATTGTAAGCCTGATTCAACCACTAAAGAATATGTGTGGCATATCAATGTAtgggatttatgttttaaaatgccATCAGGAGCTGTGTTGCATAAATAGATGGGGCAGAAGCAGCGAAAGGTCAGCTTCATTAACCACCaacctctcctctcctcttttcctctcctcctctcAGGTCTGCAGGGCTGCAGGCGCTTCTACTCATCAGCTGTAAACTACAGCAGCTTGTTTCTGGAAGCTGACGGGGAGCGTCTCTACGTCGGAGCGCGAGGAGCTGTGTTTGCTCTCAATGCCTCTGACATCTCAGCCAGCGTCGCTCCCACTGTGAGTGTGTTGGTTCCtctatgtatatgtgtgtgttgtgtactTTCAACAGTTGTATCTCCGACGCAGCTGGATTTGCATTCCACACTGCAGGATTGTTCAGtgaaaacaatatttctttGGGATGTGTGAGCTCACCCTTGTGTGTAGctgtattattttttaccaCAATAACTCATACAAGTGTTATCATGTAGTGATTATTACGTCAATGAGAAAAGCATAAAGAACTGATTACTTATTTGTTCATTGTTACcatataggttttttttttaaagttttgcttTATAAGCACATGTTTTAAACTCatggcccgagggccaaatccagcccttcagagcatccgatttggcccgctgaagaaagtaaaaaggaaagagaaaatgtgaatcattgtgtaaatgaccaaataattcagttttcaATTGTTGGTGAAAGAAGTCTAAAACTTTCCagaatcctgcaatttttctcaaaatattccacaaactggtcaaaaaaatctattaaatcaAAGGATATTTAAGTAGctttcacttattgcttagatattcttgatgccttccatactttatgaGCAGCAGTATgatactcttcttcttcttcttcttcttctttcgaaCTTTATGGAATAGATTAAGTGGGAGGCCTCCGCGGACCAAAAACATCAGTGTCTGCTCAAGGGAAAAGATAACAAGGTTGGTACTTAGTTACTTATTCATATTACAGTTCTTCATGTTCAGGTTTGTCCTCTCCTGGGTATTAATATTTGTTGCTTGTATTTTACAGACGGAGTGTTTCAATCACATCCGCTTCCTCCAGAGATTCAATTCGACTCATCTCTACATGTGTGGGACTCATGCTTTTAGACCCCTCTGTGCATACATCGTAAGTTGCAGTGTTAATTtaattagttttagtcaaaatgtggtcatcaggactatttcagttataggctagttttagtcaactaaatgacattaagataaTATACAGCATAAGAGTAtatgcattaaaaaagaaaaaaaagttgaaaaaatctTTGACAAACTATGATAAAATGAACACTGGTATCTGCATGTGTTCAATAGTGGTTTAAATGCAGTGGTTTTGGATGTCAGAAAAAATGGTGGGAATTATTTATGTGATGGTAGCTGTGATTCAAAGCAGCTCACCTACTTTTCTGAATAATGGGCTATCCTTGATTATCAAAGTGGTTTATGGTCTTTATACATTCTGTTGTTGCTCTTTCACCCAGGATGAGGAAAGATTTGTGATGTCATCTCAGCCTGAAGAAGGCAGAGATAAATGTCCTTATGGCCCTACAACAGGCTACACTGCCCTCCTGATAGGTGAGCTACTTAAACACACTGTTAGTGTTAACCCCTTTAAAACTTCTGCCGTCCCAGTCTGATCaaatatttgttgtttgtttccaCTTCCAGATGAGCAGATGTACACAGCTACCCAGTATGAGTTCAGGAGCTTTCCAGATATCCGTCGTAACTTTCCATCGCCTACGCTGAAAACTGAGGATGCTCCCACACGCTGGCTAAATggtgatttcattttttaaaaatagatttctTCATGTTGATATGGCGTTTTTATTAAAATGCTGAACATTTATCAACATATCCCTACTTTCACTTGTCAGGCGCCCcacttaattacatttaaactcaattTTACCTCTGAGATCTGAATTATGAGTTCAGAAAACTGCTGAAGGTTGCTAATCAAACCCAgagcaaaaacagacacaaatagTTGTGTATTAAGTCACAACGTAACTAAAGGAGGAAAATACAACAGTTAAACAAATGTGACAACAATAGTAAAACTTGCTTAGAATGATTTTAGTGATGGATGACCTATTGGGCCTAAGGATTGGTTTGTATTACTTATGATTGTATTTAAAATTTCCCTAGAGGATCtttctttatttactttatatatatatgtatatagtgtatatatatatatacacagtataagtgtatatatttatatatgtatatatatatatatatactgtacatctttCCCGTTTCTTGAGTTTTCTAAAGTAATTCACTTGACCTTCTGTATTTTGTTCCTTGTGAGCAGCAAAAGATGAACCACTGTATGTTGACTGAAAGTGTGCACTGTATTATAATGCTctcataaaatgaaaataaaaattaaaaataaataaagattttagTGGAGGTCTGTGGGGTGGATGCAGGTGTGGCTTCAGATGTAGCTCACCTCCGccagtaaaaaaaatcacaacacagGTCAATACAAGtcaagactgttttttttttcttctttctatcTTTGGTGTCTAATTTCAGTTGATGTGTGCCTTACTTCTGCAGAGGCAGACTTTGTGGGATCAGCTCTTGTGACGGAGAGTTCTGGCAGCAGCATTGGTGATGATGACAAGATTTACTTTTTCTTCACTGAGAAAATCCAGGAACAGACCCCAACATCCAGCCAAAGCCGAGTGGCTCGGGTGGCTCGTGTTTGTAAGGTGAGAAGTTGAAGTAAACTGCGAGAAGAAATTCAACTGTGAGCGTAAACTTGCGTCATgataaattatgaaaaaaatctcagttaaggggcggtgtttagctcagtgggtagagcgcccgccccatgtacagaggctatagttcctcacctgcagcgggtccaggttcgattcccggcctgtgaccctttcctgcgtgtcattccctgctctctctgaccccctttcctgtcaagcaactgtcatataaaggccactagagccaaaaaaatcctttaaaaaaaaaaaaaaaaaaaaaaaatctcagttaAGTAGGAATGTTTTTATAGATAAGTGACAGGATGAGAAGTGCATTTGAAACAAGCACCCGAGTGTAATTAATGACGCAGGCTTTAAGTGAGGGATTAGATAGATGAAGTTGGGGCAGCTGGGGTTGAAGAGGGACAGATGCATGCAGCTAAAACTACTTTGGTTCGTCTGTGTTGATTAAGATTCTCAGTGAGGGTTTGCACTAGTGTCAACTCTGCACTGCTACACCCTTATTTTCTCTTTTGGTAGCACAAAACATCTCAGTAGCTCTCCTGCAAAAGCAGAGCAGCATATTCCAGTTTTCATCTCAAAAGAAATACCTTGCTGTGACTTGTGTGACTTGTGCTGCAGGCAGATTACATTTGAAAGTTAAAATCAAAAGTTATATGAAGTCATAGCGAGATTTTCAAATGAGTCACCCTCCTAAGTTAAGGTTCCCTGTGAGTTTATCTGATCATTGTCATTGTAATCTTCCATTTAGGACTTCCATCTACCATCTTTTGACCGTTCACATTCTCCTGTGTGCCACTTTAAGTCTTGTGTAAACCTTTTGATCCTCTTCTTTATTACCATGtgttttcttctcctcctccctcaGGGTGACCGGGGAGGCCATTTAACCCTTCAGAAGCGCTGGACATCCTTCCTTAAGACCAGGCTGACTTGCTCTCTTCCCGAGTACGACTTCCACTTCAACATGCTGCGTAGCGTGTTTTTCATGCCTGGTCGCACACCGCAGGACTCGCTCTTCTATGGCATCTTCGGCCTAGAGTGGTGAGTGGTAATATATCAAAATCCCCATCAAGGTGGGGTTTTAAGTACTCAAACGAATGAGACAGAAAGGGAAAAAAGATCAATTGAAACTCAGAGAATCAAGAACGAAAAGAAGGGATTTAAGAGGAATCCAAACCCAGCGTGTGTCGTTCTCACAGCCAAGTAGAAATAATTCATCTATCGACGGTCTATTGAGGTTTGAGGAGAATAAACtttcagaaaataatttttagAATGTGTATCCTGGTGGATTTAGTCAACCATCGACTGATGTGTTAGATGTGGTTTTTATGAAACTTAATGGTTTTAGAGCCTGGTTCACTCAAACCCAAGTCTGAAAAATCTTTGTTTACACCATTGTACAGTAAAAAGCCAGAGTTGTGGCACCTGTTTAGGGTTATACAACCTTTAGGGGCTCAGTTTGGGAACAGACCACACTCAGCACTCCTGCTTAAAGTTCACATTCAGACTGATGAGGCTACAAAGTCGAAATTTGTTGATAAAACAGCATCCCCTATGTTGAAAACGAAGGTATTTGTTCTACTATTGATTGTTTGATTATTGTCTCCAGATTCTGCTTCATCTGATGTAAACCAGCAGGATTTTTAATTAGAATGAATTATTCTGACATTAAAAAACTACCAGTAGTTATTCTTCCATGGAACACTATATCATGTATTTGTTTCCTCACTAAGCATGAGCAGCTGACAATAAGTAGTGGTAGTTCCAACTTCCTCTGTCATTGAGCTCAGCCCCTCCTGATCCACTCCTCATAGTTGCAGTTTTTATCTTTCCCCTCCGACTCATCTCGGAGATGCAGGACTTGTAATCTGGTGCATAGCATCTCTGCCCTCCCACTTGCACACTCCTTTCATTTGTCTCTCTGCTGTCACTATGGCAACCCTGGGGTTTACAGCTGTTATTATCAGTGGCTCGGGCTCTGCTCTTTGTCACTGTGCGTGTTTGTCATTAGGAAAAACGTGAAGGCATCTGCAGTGTGTCGCTTTTCCCTGTTTGATGTCCAAGAAGCTTTCCAAGGACCCTACATGGAGAATCAAGACTCGGGGTCCAAGTGGATAGAGTACACTGGAAAGATTCCTGACCCCCGACCTGGAATGGTAAGCACACTCACACAGGCTACGCTGCTTTCCCAGAGAGCTAAAAAACACATGATGAGGCAGATAAGTAATCTAAAAGTTAAAGCTGTTGCACACCAAaagttttttatatattttttacagcaCGGTGTGCACTTGTACTTAATccctatttaattaacagtcttttacttaattatgtaagtttttctttttcttttctttgattagcatttcttctttcaaaaaataatttccGCCTTGGAtcattaaagtatttctgattgtgattctgaaacacattaaatcacagtaacaatgaagtaaaaacacttttatgcatccGTTTACAGGACTCAACATCCCATAATGCAGTGTGCGAAAATATCGAGTTTTTTTGGTGGCGATAAAAACCAAACTTCAaacttttacatcatttttcaagcaaattatcttggatttaatgttttattaattcTATACTAAAGATTTCTCTGattcaaaaaaatctaaaaaaaaatgtgtccagCAGCTTTGATATACATGACAAGACGAGGCCAAGCACTAAACGACAGAGAAATAAAAAGGTCACATCCTCTAATGTTTGATTCACAACCCAACCAGCTTATGTCACAGAGACCCATTTCCATGGCGATTAATTCCCGTTCATGGATTTGGTGACAATAGCTTTGCACAGCATCCGTGGTGGAGGCTCATAGTGGACATTATCCTCTGTCACTTCAACATTTTAGGGAGCTAATTTTAACTTTGATGTAGAGAACTGGTCAGgggtttaaaaatgtgtgaaatcgTCTTAGCTGAGTCGGCTAGAGTCATTTGAAAAGGACAAAAGGCAAAGGAAGCAGGTCAGGTAACGAGTCGGCTGAGTCGCCTCCATGTCAGCCCAAGCTGGCTGCTGTAGTGACACAGGCTGATTGTAACTGTAGTTATATCACGTTTCACACCGACTCCGTCTTTCCCTGACTCACTCGTTACTCCTGATCCCCTCATTTTGCCTGTAAGCCTCCTCCAAAAGCTCTCCATCCTTTTTGCTTTAACACATGCTGACTCCTGCAGCAAACTTCACTAgttcttattttttgttctcatttgctTTAGTGCATCACCAACGATTTAAGGGCCAGGGGCATAAACATGTCCACCTCGCTGCCTGATGATGTCCTGGACTTTGTGAGGAGACACCCTCTGATGTCCAAACCGGTTCAACCTTCAGACCGACGCCCCCTTTTGTTCAGGAGGACAACAGACTACACACACATAGCCGTACACATTTTCCAAGGATTAGACGGACAGAGCTACCACGTACTATACATGGGCACAGGTAGGCTTGGATTCACATAAAATAATGCTTTCTGTGGTCTTTGTTgatattaatctttttttcccccaaaaggAAAGCTATGCAAACCTAATCAATTCTAACTGAATTGATCTAAAACTGAATCTGAAAATAACGCTTTTATTTGTCGTTATGTGCAGATGATGGTTGGCTGCATAAAGCTGTAGAAGTCAAAGGTCAGCTGCACATCATTGAGGAACTTCAGCTGTTTGAAGACCCACAGCCCATTAATAATCTGCTGATTTCAGCCAAACAGGTAGCACCTcatttcaacacacacacacacacacacacacacagagtgaaaaAGCTTTATTAATCCTCTCCTGTCATCAGATGAGTGTGTACGTGAGCTCTCCGTCAGGTGTGGTGCAGCTGCCGCTCTCCAGCTGCAGCAGATACACTTCCTGCTACGACTGCATCTTTTCCAGGGATCCACATTGTGGCTGGAGCGGCGCGGAGTGTGTGGACATCATGACATGTTCAAATAGGTGAGCGTGTGTTTGCACGGATAAATCAGGTGATCAAAGTACAGCCGTTGTCCTTTTATTGTGTAGTACCACAGTGCCCTGTCATCGTGTCAGTGAGGTTGTGTAATCACAATGCTGGTGAAAACCTGACGTGGGTTGAGAGTAAACATAGCGTGCAGCTGTGTACTTCAGTGCTGATCAATCTGAACAGATATGCCGCGGTGGTTGAAAGCGTCTGTTGTAGTAAGAGATCAGACGATGATATGAACAGGGCAGAATATGGTGCAAATGAACAATGAGCAGGGAAAAGTCATTTTCACaccaaaaagtttttttctcCAAGTGTTTCTTTGCATaattgttgtcactttttttctcttttcgcAGATCAACTTTAATCCAAGACATCCAGCATGGCAGCACAGGATGTGAGAACACACACAATGGTACGCTCAGATCTCTCCACTGCACT
Protein-coding regions in this window:
- the LOC114477008 gene encoding semaphorin-4G-like; translation: MQDIPSLSVLLLLLSCLCTAAVGYLFRTPLDIDVTPRITVLSSGLQGCRRFYSSAVNYSSLFLEADGERLYVGARGAVFALNASDISASVAPTIKWEASADQKHQCLLKGKDNKTECFNHIRFLQRFNSTHLYMCGTHAFRPLCAYIDEERFVMSSQPEEGRDKCPYGPTTGYTALLIDEQMYTATQYEFRSFPDIRRNFPSPTLKTEDAPTRWLNEADFVGSALVTESSGSSIGDDDKIYFFFTEKIQEQTPTSSQSRVARVARVCKGDRGGHLTLQKRWTSFLKTRLTCSLPEYDFHFNMLRSVFFMPGRTPQDSLFYGIFGLEWKNVKASAVCRFSLFDVQEAFQGPYMENQDSGSKWIEYTGKIPDPRPGMCITNDLRARGINMSTSLPDDVLDFVRRHPLMSKPVQPSDRRPLLFRRTTDYTHIAVHIFQGLDGQSYHVLYMGTDDGWLHKAVEVKGQLHIIEELQLFEDPQPINNLLISAKQMSVYVSSPSGVVQLPLSSCSRYTSCYDCIFSRDPHCGWSGAECVDIMTCSNRSTLIQDIQHGSTGCENTHNDVIQRSRSVQVGDDVLLQCELSSNLATPLWTRDGNEVQGYDLNSGFRTGTDGLLIIEARRDQSGLYACYALENNIKVAMVTYNVTVRLDPPPPQPVAPTQDPYGAFATFQAPTEQPSSGRFLPPAPPPLLPHSELMSPRGMEAMYLSLITILGALCVVLTVVLVYVGFCLRVGNRGKYSLRAAAASYNSGKKRRKQHRSSAHMELKTISNHCNGNGVYNGVTKLHNGNVENGGFLQIVPGEGHTSPYIESPPPPAPPLPPTPPTPSPECDFPSGLSATLPSVLRRMNGNSYVLLRQSDSENTSPVCHSFSEELNRILEKRKHTQLLPRPDESSV